A genomic segment from Glycine max cultivar Williams 82 chromosome 1, Glycine_max_v4.0, whole genome shotgun sequence encodes:
- the LOC100781425 gene encoding probable methyltransferase PMT5: MRSSWFNKLSIIIGPRPPVNWLFLCLISLLVLIVVLGSSSSNIDDQAPDIPVSLIYTNYRRVKEQAVVDYLELRSVARGVSRQREFDLCGKERENFVPCYNVSANLLAGFKDGEEFDRHCELLVEAERCLVRPPKEYKIPLQWPAGRDVIWSGNVKITKNQFLASGSMTKRLMLLEENQIAFHSEDGLIYDGMKDYSRQLAEMIGLGSDNELPQAGVRTILDINCGFGSFAAHLASLKIMTVCIAPYEATGSQVQLALERGLPAVIGNFVARQLSYPSLSYDMVHCAQCGIIWDGKDGRFLIEVDRVLKPGGYFVLTSPTSRSQGSSSQMKRRNMLMPMEELTQQLCWTLLAQQDETFIWQKTADVNCYAYRKKHAIPLCKEDDDAQSYYRPLQPCISGTSSKRWIAIQNRSSGSELSSAELKINGVQPEDFFEDLQFWRSALKNYWSLLTPLIFSDHPKRPGDEDPLPPFNMIRNVMDMSTKFGGLNTALLEEKKSVWVMNVVPATASNSLPFLLDRGFAGVMHDWCEPFPTYPRTYDMLHANGILSHLTSERCSLMNLFLEMDRILRPEGWVILSDNMGAIEMARTLAAQVRWEARIIDLQNGSDQRLLVCQKPFLKK, translated from the exons ATGAGAAGCTCCTGGTTCAATAAATTGTCAATCATTATTGGCCCTAGACCTCCTGTGAACTGGTTATTCTTGTGCCTAATCAGCCTGCTTGTGCTGATTGTTGTTCTGGGTTCATCTTCTTCTAATATTGATGATCAGGCGCCTGATATTCCGGTTTCTCTCATCTACACAAACTATAGGAGGGTTAAGGAGCAGGCGGTGGTTGATTATTTAGAGTTAAGGTCTGTGGCACGGGGTGTCTCTAGACAAAGAGAATTTGATCTTTGTGGCaaggaaagagagaattttGTGCCTTGTTACAATGTTTCAGCCAATTTGTTAGCAGGGTTTAAAGACGGAGAGGAGTTTGACCGGCATTGTGAACTGTTAGTTGAAGCAGAGAGGTGTCTGGTTCGCCCTCCTAAGGAATATAAAATTCCCCTGCAATGGCCAGCTGGCAGGGATGTCATATGGAGTGGAAATGTGAAGATAACCAAAAACCAATTTCTTGCATCTGGAAGTATGACCAAAAG GTTAATGCTTCTAGAAGAGAATCAAATTGCTTTCCACTCAGAGGATGGACTGATCTATGACGGTATGAAAGATTACTCTCGCCAACTTGCAGAGATGATAGGGTTGGGAAGTGACAACGAGCTTCCTCAAGCTGGT GTTCGCACTATACTGGACATTAATTGTGGATTTGGTAGCTTTGCAGCTCATTTGGCATCATTGAAAATAATGACAGTTTGCATTGCTCCATATGAGGCAACAGGTAGCCAGGTTCAGTTGGCCCTTGAGAGAGGCCTTCCTGCTGTGATTGGCAACTTCGTTGCAAGACAGCTTTCATATCCTTCATTATCATATGACATGGTTCATTGTGCTCAATGTGGCATCATTTGGGATGGAAAag ATGGAAGGTTCCTTATAGAAGTTGACCGTGTTCTTAAACCTGGAGGATACTTTGTATTAACCTCACCAACAAGCAGGTCACAGGGAAGTTCATCACAAATGAAAAGGAGGAACATGTTGATGCCAATGGAAGAGCTGACCCAGCAACTCTGTTGGACTCTTCTAGCTCAGCAAGATGAGACATTCATCTGGCAGAAGACTGCTGATGTTAATTGCTATGCATATCG AAAGAAGCATGCTATACCATTATGCAAGGAAGATGATGATGCTCAGTCATATTATCGGCCTCTTCAACCATGTATAAGTGGGACCTCTAGCAAGCGCTGGATTGCAATACAGAATAGATCCTCTGGATCAGAATTGAGTTCAGCTGAGCTTAAAATTAATG GTGTTCAGCCTGAAGATTTTTTTGAAGACTTACAATTCTGGAGATCAGCTCTCAAGAACTATTGGTCTTTGCTTACACCACTAATTTTCTCCGATCATCCAAAGAGACCAGGAGATGAAGATCCATTACCTCCATTTAACATGATACGTAATGTGATGGACATGAGTACAAAATTTGGGGGGTTGAACACTGCCCTTctagaagagaaaaaatcagTTTGGGTTATGAACGTTGTTCCTGCAACTGCTTCTAATTCACTTCCTTTTCTACTAGATAGAGGCTTTGCTGGTGTTATGCATGACTG GTGTGAACCTTTCCCTACGTACCCCCGGACATATGATATGCTTCATGCAAATGGAATTCTTTCTCATCTCACTTCAGAGAGGTGCAGCTTGATGAACTTATTCTTGGAGATGGACAGAATACTGCGTCCAGAG
- the LOC100780351 gene encoding COBW domain-containing protein 1, with product MEHDEDEEPPLAVQIQGNDESVSQQSSSVGVTLITGYLGSGKSTLVNHILNSQHGKRIAVILNEFGEEIGVERAMINEGDKGALVEEWVELANGCICCTVKHSLVQALEQLVQRKERLDHILLETTGLANPAPLASVLWLDEQLESEVKLDSIVTVVDAKNLRFQLDEHRGSSSFPEAYFQIAFADIIILNKVDLVSVESSGALEELEVEIHNINSLAEIIHSVRCQVDLSKILNRQAYDTARATQLEALLEESRSLSTKKLHDSDVRTICICETRMINLDKTRIWLEEILWEKKYDMDVYRCKGVLSVQNSDQLHTLQAVKELYEIVPSRKWEKEEKRINKIVFIGHNLKEDILINSFRDRATC from the exons ATGGAGCACGACGAAGACGAAGAGCCACCTCTTGCTGTTCAGATTCAAGGGAATGATGAATCCGTTTCTCAGCAATCTTCTTCTGTTGGGGTCACTCTCATCACCGGTTATCTTGGTTCGGGCAAGTCCACT CTAGTGAATCATATTTTGAATTCGCAACATGGGAAGAGGATTGCTGTCATTTTAAATGAGTTTGGTGAGGAAATTGGCGTCGAAAGAGCGATGATCAATGAAGGAGATAAGGGTGCATTGGTTGAAGAATGGGTTGAGCTTGCCAATGGGTGTATATGTTGCACAGTCAAGCATAGTTTGGTTCAAGCACTTGAACAACTTGTTCAGAGAAAGGAAAG GCTTGACCATATATTGCTGGAAACCACTGGATTGGCAAATCCAGCTCCTTTGGCATCTGTTCTATGGTTGGATGAACAGTTGGAATCAGAAGTGAAGCTTGATTCTATTGTCACG GTGGTGGATGCTAAAAATTTGCGCTTCCAGCTTGATGAGCATCGTGGATCATCTTCATTTCCTGAAGCATATTTTCAGATAGCATTTgcg GACATTATAATTCTTAACAAGGTTGATTTGGTATCTGTAGAGAGCTCTGGAGCTCTGGAGGAACTTGAGGTGGAAATACATAACATTAATTCTCTTGCAGAGATAATACATTCTGTTCGATGTCAAGTTGACTTGTCTAAGATATTGAACCGCCAAGCTTATGATACCGCA CGTGCCACACAATTAGAGGCATTGTTAGAAGAAAGTCGTTCTTTGTCTACCAAAAAGCTTCATGATAGTGACGTGAGAACCATATGCATTTGTGAGACACGGATGATTAATCTTGATaag ACTCGGATATGGCTTGAGGAGATTCTCTGGGAGAAGAAATATGATATGGATGTATACCGTTGCAAAGGAGTGTTAAGTGTTCAAAATTCTGATCAACTTCATACTTTGCAG GCAGTGAAGGAACTGTATGAGATTGTTCCATCTCGCAAGTGGGAAAAGGAAGAGAAACGCATAAATAAGATAGTGTTTATTG gtCATAATCTGAAAGAAGATATTCTGATTAACTCCTTTAGAGATCGTGCAACTTGTTGA